A DNA window from Brassica napus cultivar Da-Ae chromosome A4, Da-Ae, whole genome shotgun sequence contains the following coding sequences:
- the LOC125607964 gene encoding phragmoplastin DRP1A-like, translating to MENLISLVNKIQRACTALGDHGDSSALPTLWDSLPAIAVVGGQSSGKSSVLESIVGKDFLPRGSGIVTRRPLVLQLQKIDDGAREYAEFLHLPRKRFTDFAAVRKEIQDETDRETGRSKAISSVPIHLSIYSPNVVNLTLIDLPGLTKVAVEGQSENIVKDIENMVRSYIEKPNCIILAISPANQDLATSDAIKISREVDPSGERTFGVLTKIDLMDKGTDAVEILEGKSFKLKYPWVGVVNRSQADINKNVDMIAARRREREYFSNTTEYRHLAHKMGSEHLAKMLSKHLEHVIKSRIPGIQSLINKTVLELESELSRLGKPIAADAGGKLYSIMEICRLFDQIFKDHLDGVRAGGEKVYNVFDNQLPAALKRLQFDKQLAMDNIRKLVTEADGYQPHLIAPEQGYRRLIESSIVSIRGPAEASVDTVHAILKDLVHKSVNETVELKQYPALRVEVTNAAIESLDKMREGSKKATLQLVDMECSYLTVDFFRKLPQDAEKGGNPTHSIFDRYNDSYLRRIGSNVLSYVNMVCAGLRNSIPKSIVYCQVREAKRSLLDHFFAELGTMDMKRLSSLLNEDPAVMERRSAISKRLELYRAAQSEIDAVAWSK from the exons ATGGAGAATCTGATATCTCTGGTAAACAAGATACAGAGAGCTTGCACGGCTCTCGGAGACCATGGAGACTCTAGCGCCCTCCCTACTCTCTGGGATTCCTTGCCTGCCATCGCCGTCGTTGGTGGTCAG AGCTCTGGGAAGTCTTCAGTCCTGGAGAGCATCGTCGGGAAGGACTTTTTACCCCGTGGATCTG GTATCGTTACACGAAGGCCCCTTGTCTTACAGTTGCAGAAGATTGATGATGGAGCCCGGGAGTATGCTGAGTTCCTTCACCTCCCCAGGAAAAGGTTCACCGATTTTG CTGCTGTGAGGAAGGAGATCCAAGATGAGACTGACAGGGAGACTGGACGCAGCAAGGCCATTTCTAGTGTTCCCATTCACCTTAGCATTTACTCTCCCAATG TTGTCAACTTGACATTGATTGATCTTCCAGGTCTTACAAAAGTTGCTGTTG AGGGACAATCTGAAAATATAGTCAAGGACATTGAAAACATGGTCCGGTCCTACATTGAAAAG CCCAACTGCATTATTTTGGCAATTTCACCTGCAAATCAAGATCTTGCTACTTCAGACGCAATTAAAATTTCCCGTGAAGTTGATCCATCTG GGGAGAGAACATTTGGTGTCTTGACAAAGATTGATCTTATGGACAAGGGGACAGATGCAGTGGAA ATTCTGGAAGGAAAATCTTTTAAACTCAAATATCCATGGGTTGGAGTTGTCAACCGCTCCCAAGCAGATATTAACAAGAATGTCGACATGATTGCGGCTCGAAGAAGAGAGAGGGAGTACTTTTCCAATACTACAGAGTATAGGCACCTTGCACATAAAATGGGTTCCGAGCATTTAGCAAAGATGCTCTCCAAG CATCTAGAGCATGTGATCAAGTCAAGAATTCCAGGGATCCAGTCGCTTATTAACAAAACAGTGTTAGAGCTGGAATCTGAACTTAGTCGCCTTGGAAAGCCTATTGCAGCTGATGCTGGG GGGAAGTTGTATTCAATAATGGAGATATGTCGGCTCTTTGATCAAATATTCAAGGACCATCTCGATGGAGT GCGTGCTGGTGGTGAAAAGGTGTACAACGTGTTTGATAACCAGCTTCCGGCGGCTCTGAAGAGACTTCAATTTGACAAGCAGCTAGCAATGGACAACATCCGCAAGCTGGTCACTGAGGCTGACGGTTACCAGCCTCACTTGATTGCCCCTGAGCAAGGTTACCGTCGTCTCATTGAGTCTTCTATTGTGTCCATCCGAGGCCCTGCTGAAGCATCTGTTGACACT GTTCATGCGATATTGAAGGATCTGGTTCACAAATCTGTGAATGAGACGGTG GAATTAAAGCAATACCCAGCTCTGAGAGTGGAGGTGACAAACGCGGCCATAGAGTCGTTGGACAAAATGCGGGAGGGAAGTAAGAAAGCAACATTGCAGCTGGTAGACATGGAGTGCAGTTATCTCACTGTAGATTTCTTCAGGAAGCTTCCCCAGGATGCTGAGAAGGGTGGTAACCCTACGCACTCCATTTTCGACCGCTACAACGACTCCTATCTCAGACGAATCG GATCCAATGTTCTGTCTTACGTGAACATGGTCTGTGCTGGACTGCGGAATTCAATCCCCAAGTCCATCGTCTACTGCCAAGTCCGAGAAGCCAAGCGCAGCCTCCTCGACCATTTCTTTGCCGAGCTCGGTACCATGGAC ATGAAGAGGCTCTCATCACTTTTGAACGAAGATCCAGCGGTCATGGAGAGACGCAGCGCCATATCTAAGAGGCTGGAGTTGTACCGAGCTGCCCAATCGGAGATTGACGCAGTCGCTTGGTCCAAATGA
- the LOC106394037 gene encoding uncharacterized protein LOC106394037: protein MHIYASCGVWKFDPCKGWGFAFDKEKGGRVLAVELRSSFEDLRTTAFEDFGIDQNDVELELSYLPMELISTIDCPPVIIGNDRQLKNFLTYVRGKASSRLCVSISPLNANNDNIELDKEQSNASGRDRREPPSVSPGDDIGSSSQSSKDGEDECNLNALKENEDADLSGKEEDRGKSVRFSLKHVVKTGETFENKSKLKAALEMSAMKNNFDYKVVNSDRKLWYIRCVDNKCRWSVRAEGLSGSTYFIIKKYVADHTCAASNMDNGGRTASAKTIGSLIMHRYDGVKEGPKANDIIQIMRMEHGCEISKSLAWDAREYAINLVRGIPEQSFGKIPKYLHMLKEANPGTHTFYETDVDGKFRFLFLSFGQSVRGFHTSMRKVLVVDGTFLKSKYKGVLLVATALDGNSNLYPIAFAVVDSENDRSWNWFFRQLKVVVTDERALAFVSDRNNSLCKGLENVYPLSQHGICIHHLLNNVVTHYRGKGVVGLIAKASKAYRVVDFQKRFEAVCNISPAIGEYLTDADVTKWARCQFQGYRYDIRTTNPTESINSALRSPREYPVILLLDSIREMLTRWFFERRTRSRKHTMPLTIAIEKKIDRRINKGKTFLVQPVNEHRFLVRGDTIDCLVDLDRRTCSCGKYDLLKIPCRHAIKAGLTVGRAPSSLTDFMYTTSNWRTAYEETINPVGVPEDSWVVPDTVRNASVLAPESRRGAGRRRKRRYETVEDKLRSSQGAQEKKRRRCSRCGEENHNRATCDRAI, encoded by the coding sequence ATGCATATCTATGCCTCTTGTGGGGTGTGGAAATTTGATCCCTGTAAAGGATGGGGATTTGCTTTTGATAAGGAAAAAGGAGGAAGAGTACTTGCTGTGGAATTGAGAAGTTCCTTTGAAGATCTAAGGACTACGGCTTTTGAGGATTTTGGCATTGACCAAAACGATGTCGAGCTTGAGTTAAGCTACTTACCTATGGAGTTAATCAGTACGATAGACTGTCCTCCAGTTATCATTGGGAATGATCGGCAACTCAAGAATTTTCTTACATATGTACGTGGAAAAGCTTCTTCAAGGTTGTGTGTGTCTATTTCACCTCTCAATGCAAACAACGACAACATTGAGCTTGATAAGGAGCAATCTAACGCGTCTGGCAGAGACCGACGTGAGCCTCCCTCCGTTTCACCTGGAGATGACATTGGTAGTTCTTCTCAATCGAGCAAGGATGGTGAAGACGAATGTAACTTGAACGCCTTGAAAGAAAATGAAGATGCTGACTTAAGTGGAAAAGAAGAGGATAGGGGAAAAAGTGTTCGGTTCTCTTTGAAGCATGTTGTGAAGACGGGTGAAACGTTTGAAAACAAATCTAAGTTAAAAGCAGCATTGGAAATGTCAGCAATGAAGAATAACTTCGATTATAAAGTTGTGAATTCTGATAGAAAACTTTGGTACATCCGATGCGTGGACAACAAGTGTAGGTGGAGTGTTCGTGCTGAGGGGTTATCAGGATCTAcatattttatcatcaaaaaaTATGTGGCGGATCATACATGTGCTGCGTCAAATATGGATAATGGTGGTCGGACAGCTTCTGCAAAAACTATTGGGAGTCTAATAATGCATAGGTATGATGGTGTCAAAGAAGGTCCGAAAGCTAATGATATCATACAGATTATGAGAATGGAACATGGATGCGAGATATCGAAATCATTAGCATGGGACGCTCGTGAGTATGCGATTAATCTGGTTAGAGGCATTCCCGAGCAGAGTTTTGGAAAAATTCCGAAATACTTGCACATGCTGAAAGAAGCTAATCCAGGAACACACACTTTTTACGAAACAGATGTCGATGGTAAATTCAGATTTCTCTTTCTTTCGTTTGGGCAATCAGTACGAGGATTTCATACATCCATGCGAAAAGTTCTTGTTGTTGATGGGACATTTTTGAAGAGCAAATACAAAGGAGTATTACTTGTTGCGACAGCTTTAGATGGAAACTCCAACTTGTATCCTATTGCATTTGCTGTTGTCGACTCGGAAAATGATCGTTCATGGAATTGGTTTTTCAGACAACTAAAGGTTGTTGTTACGGACGAGCGTGCTCTTGCGTTTGTGTCGGACAGAAATAACTCACTTTGTAAGGGGCTTGAGAATGTGTATCCTCTTTCTCAACATGGAATTTGTATTCACCATTTGTTAAATAATGTGGTCACACATTACAGAGGAAAAGGAGTGGTTGGATTGATTGCAAAAGCTTCTAAAGCTTATAGAGTTGTTGATTTTCAGAAGCGATTCGAAGCTGTGTGCAATATTAGTCCAGCTATTGGAGAATATTTAACAGATGCAGATGTTACAAAGTGGGCTCGCTGTCAGTTTCAAGGATACAGGTATGACATCAGGACGACAAACCCGACTGAGTCAATAAACTCTGCTTTGCGCTCACCAAGAGAGTATCCAGTCATTCTTTTGTTGGATAGCATCAGAGAAATGCTTACCCGTTGGTTTTTTGAACGACGCACACGAAGCAGGAAGCACACAATGCCATTAACTATTGCCATCGAGAAAAAGATAGATAGACGGATTAACAAGGGTAAAACGTTTCTTGTCCAGCCAGTTAACGAGCATCGTTTTTTGGTTCGTGGAGATACAATCGACTGCCTAGTTGATTTGGACAGAAGAACCTGCTCTTGTGGGAAATATGACCTACTGAAAATCCCATGTAGACACGCAATCAAGGCTGGTTTAACAGTTGGCCGCGCCCCATCCTCACTAACGGATTTCATGTACACGACTTCCAATTGGAGAACAGCTTATGAAGAAACTATCAATCCAGTAGGTGTTCCTGAGGATAGTTGGGTGGTTCCAGATACTGTTCGGAATGCCAGTGTGCTAGCTCCtgaatcaagaagaggagcaggaaggagaagaaagcgcAGGTATGAGACTGTTGAAGACAAGCTCCGTTCCTCGCAAGGAGCTCAAGAAAAAAAGAGGCGCAGGTGCAGTCGATGTGGCGAAGAGAATCATAACAGGGCTACGTGTGACAGAGCTATTTAG
- the LOC106446339 gene encoding peptidyl-prolyl cis-trans isomerase FKBP43 → MAFWGVEVKPGKPFTLKAATNDAKRLHLSQATVGLSSSGTNRSILQCNVGNKSPLILCVLSPEKVDSCQLNIEFQEAEDVIFSVIGPRSVHLTGYFLGRSSTGGLSLNDDESESFGEDIVDTDVEKGSSDDYDYSDSFINDDADHPSSTDDDDLTVKERVAKTKAKKGNKRLRKKFQVSDSDSDETSARAASEDSVEILNDHKTPKVLSSEAPLPSRVTRSKARSATSENGEKTSEATTHTHKAVDNKKEEKPSGDVEPSPVKNGSELLSKKEKKKKKRNKEPVVINTDEDMPGSQKPETDKAIESSADVTLSKKKRKKERKEETTGRKKQATEKNMEKEASSTKKLPESELSPNEVTVEEIEKGKSDGKVAVQGKKVSILYTAKLKDTGKVFESNLEGSPLKFRLGGEKVIKGLSNGVEGMRVGDKRRLIIPPSLGYSEEGLKKENVPKNSWLVYEVEAVKVR, encoded by the exons ATGGCTTTCTGGG GAGTTGAAGTGAAGCCAGGAAAGCCTTTCACTCTCAAGGCTGCTACTAATGATGCCAAAAGACTTCACCTTTCCCAG GCAACAGTGGGGCTTAGTAGCTCGGGAACAAACAGAAGCATTCTTCAGTGTAACGTTGGGAACAAAAGTCCACTCATCTTATGTGTCCTGTCTCCCGAAAAGGTTGATTCTTGCCAGCTCAACATCGAGTTTCAAGAAGCTGAGGATGTTATCTTCTCTGTCATCGGTCCTAGGAGTGTTCACCTCACTGGCTACTTCCTTGGAAGGAGTAGCACCGGCGGCTTAAGCCTAAATGACGACGAATC GGAGTCGTTTGGAGAAGACATTGTTGACACAGACGTGGAGAAAGGGAGCAGTGATGATTATGACTACAGCGATAGTTTCATTAATGATGATGCTGATCATCCATCTTCTACTGACGATGATGAct TGACTGTTAAGGAGAGGGTAGCTAAAACAAAGGCAAAGAAGGGAAATAAAAGACTAAGGAAGAAGTTTCAAGTCTCTGATTCGGATTCTGATGAAACATCTGCCAGAGCTGCTAGTGAGGACTCCGTAGAGATACTTAATGACCACAAGACCCCGAAGGTCCTTTCGTCAGAGGCTCCTTTGCCTTCAAGGGTCACGAGGTCAAAGGCAAGAAGTGCGACTTCGGAAAATGGTGAGAAGACATCAGAAGCAACAACTCATACACACAAGGCTGTGGATAATAAAAA GGAGGAGAAACCATCTGGGGACGTTGAACCTTCTCCCGTTAAGAACGGCTCTGAATTGCTttcgaagaaggagaagaagaagaagaaaagaaacaaggaACCAGTTGTTATTAACACAGACGAAGATATGCCTGGAAGTCAGAAGCCAGAGACTGACAA AGCAATTGAATCATCAGCTGATGTAACACTatcaaagaaaaagaggaaaaaagaGAGGAAAGAGGAGACTACAGGCAGAAAGAAACAAGCTACCGAAAA GAACATGGAGAAAGAAGCTAGTAGTACTAAGAAACTACCAGAATCAGAGCTTTCTCCAAATGAGGTGACAGTTGAAGAGATTGAAAAAGGGAAGTCAGATGGTAAAGTAGCTGTTCAAGGGAAAAAG GTCAGCATACTCTATACTGCGAAGTTGAAGGACACTGGGAAAGTGTTTGAATCAAACTTGGAAGGATCTCCATTAAAATTTCGCTtag GTGGAGAAAAGGTCATAAAAGGTCTCAGCAATGGTGTTGAAG GGATGCGAGTTGGTGATAAGAGAAGACTCATAATTCCACCATCTCTGGG ATACTCAGAGGAAGGATTGAAGAAGGAAAACGTGCCTAAGAACTCGTGGCTTGTCTATGAAGTAGAGGCAGTAAAAGTGAGATGA
- the LOC106412666 gene encoding uncharacterized protein LOC106412666, which produces MAMDQLPKTLFKEGTETQVEKVNNTCRTSILKKVEKYVEAEYKEVLGDPLFSQVMDIYVHKLQYSGRVIHSFVCKQLLTAKRHELLFHFARRALRFLMQEFHAITGLKYKDDEPDLDIDKWRGDKGFWSKLLRKKGKISLQQIRKVHLKSCNTWSHVDRLRMVYLCVIAGLVMAKDEKVCIPHKYIKLVMDFDKMRKYPWSLHSFDALVTSITEARDKVKTQNSYVIDGFSYALQIWLMEAIPDIGSLLGMKLKEGVTSMRCRNWKGSAKVSYEDIISIESDFASTGVVFPYISSTGNGNIIVDAGFERDDEMNDERIDLIIDMYRKKYDWSKHVWGYQETEQPYVGSSEDDGSKEEEAGERSDCEMEEEIETAHVTPAKKRKNQYRDIGAESRKKRLLCQRSTDKYRDLEESMKSYIQGMFKSSFTALGLEVRDLIEDRFTKLEQTILSSQTPVGVPAYTQPHVPAPTYIQTHGHAPAYTHTPAAATTSTHTHSAATTSTQAPTPTPASTHASGPATTSRARASRDKASVPSHTGGPATADKTRSQTKDPELSDVFGSLFDTLDVNLGTQEDLEKTMGNLTQESHVKGFDPSQDFFNRPFLNDIDDPEVRCKDSDYELVFVPEDKFSKLTEWILKPKVLQIGPSKFDAELASRIMGPNEWLKNYDMEAMMYLFREKTSLRRWKPNRVTFLNCMFSNQIITAYGKFDGNRRGYKVDNNLLEYGRGELPYHGSTGSVWGVDVDRLYIPICVNQIHWISMCVNLVNRTVEVFDCEGKKNNKAVEAFAVLIPRIVKAVQSSDKKKDFNVKQYAVSYVPMRALNTSGNDCGAYSLKFIECHLLGLDFSLVDDENIQEARHKIAFDLWEAANDESLQYRMSTFKPPKRAPEKTVELF; this is translated from the exons ATGGCGATGGATCAGTTGCCAAAAACCCTATTCAAAGAGGGAACGGAAACACAAGTTGAGAAGGTGAACAACACTTGTCGAACTTCTATACTTAAGAAGGTGGAGAAGTATGTTGAAGCAGAGTACAAGGAAGTGTTGGGTGATCCGCTATTTTCTCAGGTTATGGATATTTATGTGCACAAGCTTCAGTATTCAGGGAGAGTGATCCACAGCTTCGTTTGTAAGCAGCTTCTGACCGCAAAGCGCCATGAGTTGTTGTTCCATTTTGCTAGGAGGGCTCTCAGATTTTTAATGCAAGAATTCCATGCGATCACTGGTCTGAAATATAAAGACGACGAGCCTGACTTGGATATTGATAAATGGAGAGGTGATAAAGGGTTTTGGAGTAAGTTGCTgcggaaaaaaggaaaaattagcCTACAGCAAATCAGGAAGGTGCATCTGAAGTCTTGTAATACATGGTCTCATGTTGATAGGCTGAGGATGGTGTATTTGTGTGTGATTGCTGGTCTGGTTATGGCGAAGGATGAGAAGGTGTGCATCCCACACAAGTACATCAAGCTCGTGATGGATTTCGATAAGATGAGAAAATATCCGTGGAGTCTTCACTCTTTTGATGCGCTTGTGACTTCCATTACTGAAGCTAGGGATAAAGTGAAGACGCAGAACAGCTATGTCATAGATGGATTCTCTTATGCACTTCAGATTTGGTTGATGGAGGCTATTCCAGACATCGGGTCTCTTTTGGGTATGAAGCTCAAAGAAGGCGTCACTAGCATGAGATGCAGAAATTGGAAAGGATCTGCTAAGGTTTCCTATGAAGATATTATTAGTATTGAGTCCGATTTTGCATCCACT ggAGTTGTGTTTCCATACATCTCTTCAACTGGAAATGGCAACATCATTGTTGATGCTGGGTTTGAGCGAGACGATGAGATGAATGACGAAAGGATCGATCTGATCATTGACATGTACAGAAAGAAGTATGACTGGAGTAAGCATGTTTGGGGTTATCAGGAAACTGAACAACCATATGTAGGGAGTTCTGAGGATGATGGTTCAAAGGAAGAAGAGGCTGGAGAAAGAAGTGACTGTGAAATGGAAGAAGAAATAGAAACCGCCCATGTGACTCCtgcaaagaagagaaagaaccaGTATCGGGATATTGGAGCCGAGTCAAGGAAGAAGAGGTTACTTTGCCAAAGATCAACCGACAAATACAGAGATCTTGAAGAGAGTATGAAGTCCTATATCCAGGGTATGTTCAAGTCTTCTTTTACTGCCTTAGGTCTTGAGGTCCGCGACTTAATTGAAGACCGGTTTACCAAATTAGAGCAGACGATCCTTTCATCTCAGACTCCAGTTGGTGTTCCGGCTTATACTCAGCCTCATGTTCCTGCTCCGACTTATATTCAGACTCATGGTCATGCTCCGGCTTATACTCATACTCCTGCTGCTGCTACGACATCTACTCATACTCATTCTGCTGCTACGACATCTACTCAAGCTCCTACTCCTACTCCGGCGTCTACTCACGCTAGTGGTCCTGCTACTACTTCCCGCGCTCGAGCTTCTCGCGACAAAGCTTCGGTTCCTTCTCATACTGGTGGTCCTGCAACTGCTGATAAGACAAGGTCTCAGACAAAG GATCCAGAGTTGTCTGATGTGTTTGGCAGCTTATTTGACACTTTAGATGTCAATTTAGGGACCCAAGAGGACTTAGAAAAGACAATGGGCAACCTTACACAAGAGTCCCATGTTAAAGGGTTTGATCCATCTCAAGATTTCTTCAACCGACCATTCTTGAATGATATAGATGATCCAGAAGTTCGTTGCAAAGACAGCGACTACGAATTGGTTTTTGTTCCAGAAGACAAATTCTCCAAACTAACCGAATGGATCCTCAAGCCCAA AGTACTTCAGATTGGGCCATCTAAATTTGATGCAGAGTTGGCTTCGCGTATAATGGGGCCTAATGAATGGTTGAAGAACTAT GACATGGAGGcaatgatgtatttgtttcgGGAAAAAACCTCATTGCGTCGGTGGAAGCCAAACCGAGTAACATTTCTGAATTGTATGTTCAGTAATCAGATCATCACCGCCTATGGCAAGTTTGATGGGAACAGGAGAGGGTACAAAGTCGACAACAACCTTCTCGAGTATGGAAGAGGTGAGCTTCCATATCATGGAAGCACAGGTTCGGTTTGGGGTGTTGATGTCGATCGTCTCTATATCCCTATTTGTGTCAACCAAATCCATTGGATCTCTATGTGCGTCAATCTTGTGAACCGGACTGTTGAGGTTTTTGATTGTGAAGGTAAGAAGAACAACAAGGCCGTGGAAGCATTCGCCGTCCTCATTCCACGAATCGTCAAGGCTGTCCAGTCATCAGATAAGAAGAAAGATTTTAATGTCAAACAGTATGCTGTTTCTTATGTCCCGATGCGCGCCCTAAACACGAGTGGCAATGACTGTGGTGCTTATTCGTTGAAGTTCATAGAGTGCCATCTACTTGGTTTAGATTTCTCTTTGGTGGATGACGAGAACATCCAAGAAGCCCGACACAAGATAGCGTTTGATCTTTGGGAAGCAGCAAATGATGAGTCCTTGCAGTATCGAATGTCCACATTTAAGCCTCCAAAGCGTGCTCCGGAGAAAACGGTTGAACTCTTTTGA
- the LOC106449727 gene encoding uncharacterized protein LOC106449727 produces the protein MMMKIPSGVVASVIAFSTAALSSSSAIPPVSPKGWDSRKTEKLEPRFDGLRFIETLVTAHR, from the exons atgatgatgaagattcCGAGCGGTGTTGTCGCTTCAGTCATTGCCTTCTCCACCGCTgctctctcttcctcctccgctATTCCTCCGGTCTCCCCAAAG GGCTGGGATTCGAGGAAGACGGAGAAACTGGAGCCGAGGTTTGATGGGTTGAGGTTCATAGAGACGCTGGTCACAGCACACAGATAG
- the LOC106412665 gene encoding uncharacterized protein At4g04775-like, which yields MTSSSTSSTRFPRISTHGVPTRCWCGEGITAFGSSTAENRYRRFYRCEIARDRKTENHLFKWIDEALIEEIRMVDAKHERVAQVITKFEERVMEKVKSEMVRVERQMSEKLKEKVDLEIARVAHEMKHKLKIATVAMVVVGAIVGIWTSLRV from the exons ATGACCAGTTCGTCAACATCTTCTACTCGTTTTCCTCGAATCTCTACTCATGGTGTGCCTACAAGATGTTGGTGTGGCGAGGGCATAACCGCGTTTGGTTCATCGACGGCGGAGAATAGGTATCGACGATTCTACCGATGCGAAATCGCGAGAGAT AGAAAAACTGAGAATCATTTATTTAAATGGATTGATGAAGCTTTGATTGAGGAGATTCGGATGGTGGATGCGAAACATGAGAGGGTTGCTCAAGTGATTACGAAGTTTGAAGAAAGGGTTATGGAAAAGGTGAAGTCCGAGATGGTTAGAGTTGAACGTCAGATGTCCGAAAAGCTTAAAGAGAAGGTAGACTTGGAGATTGCTAGAGTTGCACACGAGATGAAACACAAGCTAAAGATTGCAACGGTGGCTATGGTAGTTGTAGGAGCAATCGTAGGAATATGGACTTCTCTTCGTGTCTGA
- the LOC106446340 gene encoding eukaryotic translation initiation factor 3 subunit J produces MDDWEAEDFQPTPAKVELKSNWDDEDVDENDIKDSWEEEDDDEPAPAAVVKPAPKKAAKVVEKKAKSVEEPLKEEPFDPIADKLRMQRLVEEADYQATAELFGAKTEAKSVDIFIPKSESDFLEYAEMISRKLVPYEKSFHYIGLLKAVMRLSVANMKAADVKDVASSISAIGNEKLKAEKDAAAGKKKSGKKKQLHVDKPDDDLVSGPYGAMDDDDFM; encoded by the exons ATGGATGATTGGG AGGCTGAAGACTTTCAACCAACTCCTGCTAAAGTTGAACTGAAAAGTAACTGGGATGATGAggatgttgatgagaatgacaTCAAGGACTCTTGggaagaagaggatgatgatgagcCTGCTCCG GCAGCTGTAGTAAAGCCTGCTCCAAAGAAAGCAGCAAAAGTTGTTGAAAAGAAGGCTAAATCTGTTGAAGAACCATTAAAGGAAGAGCCTTTTGATCCTATTGCTGACAAACTTCGCATGCAGAG GCTAGTGGAGGAAGCTGATTACCAGGCAACTGCTGAACTCTTTGGAGCAAAGACTGAAGCAAAAAGCGTTGATATTTTCATTCCCAAGTCTGAAAGCGACTTCTTGGAATATGCTGAGATGATATCTCGTAAGCTTGTACCTTATGAG AAAAGCTTTCACTATATTGGGCTGCTCAAAGCAGTGATGAGACTTTCTGTGGCCAATATGAAAGCAGCTGATGTTAAAGACGTTGCTTCCTCCATTTCGGCAATAGGAAACGAAAAGCTCAAGGCAGAGAAAGATGCTGCTGCCGGCAAAAAGAAGTCAG GTAAGAAGAAACAACTGCATGTGGATAAGCCTGATGATGATCTTGTTTCGGGTCCTTATGGCGCCATGGACGACGATGATTTCATGTAA